The following are encoded together in the Plasmodium malariae genome assembly, chromosome: 1 genome:
- the PmUG01_01022600 gene encoding conserved Plasmodium protein, unknown function, with amino-acid sequence MSIEFEEIFEFLREIEISCDSFNECKEKKENIIVFLNELKSYIDDISISLKERINHPDNVTTQFDILKKIINKKEVLENVIIKEKEQFKFVCQQHREESTYYKDDYLVNFANDRSNNVSPNEYSVHEDPPFDVVNLCSQMDVQGISSETNNNIKNASYSSLTYCIKEASLLHHIDENSIVEREYLLNNEMEKFEDIKEKDKTNSRSDKIINNKENSHMQEKKVKEAGGVEMKKEEHKYYENGQKQISQMLLHKSEKDVNKKSNNIKSLDDNIEIVKDDIIKEWSEQIDDYDNLIHEYSFEYKKMGFQKKNEKRKNNNMSDENIDEELCLLAQEMKENVLTYREIIIEDNRTLEKSANKQALNIDSLTDVNKRTKSMSKNQSISFFISLIIILISALLFMFTFFIILIL; translated from the coding sequence ATGTCAATAGAGTTTGAAGagatttttgaatttttgaGGGAGATTGAAATATCATGTGACAGTTTCAATGAGtgtaaggaaaaaaaagaaaacataattgtatttttaaatgaattgaAGTCATACATTGATGATATATCCATTTCGTTAAAGGAGCGGATAAATCATCCAGATAATGTTACTACACAGTTTGATATACTGAAAAagattattaataaaaaggaagtATTAGAAAATGTAATCATAAAAGAGAAGGAACAGTTTAAGTTTGTGTGTCAGCAGCATAGAGAAGAGAGTACTTATTATAAGGATGACTACTTGGTTAATTTTGCTAATGATAGAAGTAACAATGTTTCCCCGAATGAATATAGCGTACATGAGGACCCCCCATTTGATGTTGTTAACCTGTGCAGTCAGATGGATGTCCAAGGTATTAGTAgtgaaacaaataataacataaaaaacgCTAGTTACAGTTCATTGACATATTGTATAAAAGAGGCATCACTACTACACCATATTGATGAAAATAGCATTGTAGAAAGGGAGTATTTACTAAATaatgaaatggaaaaatttgaagatataaaagaaaaagataagaCCAATTCAAGAAGTGACaagataataaataataaagaaaacagTCATATGCAGGAAAAGAAGGTGAAAGAAGCAGGAGGGGTAGAGATGAAGAAGGAggaacataaatattatgaaaatggGCAAAAACAGATATCACAAATGCTACTACATAAGAGTGAAAAggatgtaaataaaaaaagtaacaaCATAAAAAGTTTAGATGATAACATCGAAATAGTAAAAGATGACATTATCAAAGAATGGAGTGAGCAGATAGACGATTACGATAATTTAATACATGAATATTCGTttgaatacaaaaaaatgggatttcaaaaaaaaaatgaaaaaaggaaaaataataatatgtccGATGAGAATATTGATGAAGAGTTATGTTTACTGGCACAagaaatgaaagaaaatgtTTTAACCTACAGagaaataattatagaaGACAATAGAACGTTAGAGAAATCTGCAAACAAACAAGCACTTAATATAGATTCTTTAACTGATGTGAATAAAAGAACCAAAAGTATGAGTAAAAATCAAAGCATCTCTTTCTTCATATCACTCatcataattttaatttcgGCTCTGCTTTTtatgtttactttttttattattctcatCCTCTAG
- the PmUG01_01022500 gene encoding conserved Plasmodium protein, unknown function, whose product MKTTNRKGSSLSEEVTGGIKTKKASEDFREYNDDNNICNVDSSDHNKVAKKAKKANDSKQKEKMIKKKIKERKIMEKKIMKKKKKEKKKGKKKKEKREMHKLKQEEDHLTDSEDVTYNDDNLFMDSRLKKKKKKNTNINTPSGSSCSSSTIDSNNNSGAMLTNKERRKKQKKAKKRKCSVEYLKLNEYDEHYEKELVTYAMKGFNKYVKFLKNYKNITTEEMHVATKKPKHLYI is encoded by the coding sequence ATGAAGACTACTAACCGTAAGGGGAGTTCATTAAGTGAAGAAGTTACTGGGGGTATAAAGACGAAAAAAGCTAGCGAAGATTTTAGGGAATATAATGATGacaataatatatgcaaTGTGGACTCAAGTGATCATAATAAAGTTGCAAAAAAAGCGAAGAAGGCTAATGATTCGaaacaaaaggaaaaaatgattaaaaaaaaaataaaggaaaggaaaataatggaaaagaaaataatgaagaaaaaaaaaaaggaaaaaaaaaaaggaaaaaaaaaaaaagagaaacgGGAAATGCATAAGTTAAAACAGGAAGAGGATCACTTGACCGATTCCGAGGACGTAACGTACAATGACGACAACCTTTTCATGGACAGcaggttaaaaaaaaaaaaaaaaaaaaatactaacaTAAATACTCCTAGCGGTAGTAGCTGCAGTAGTAGTACCATAGACAGCAATAACAATAGTGGCGCTATGTTGACAAATAAAGAAAGGCGCAAAAAACAGAAGAAAgcgaaaaaaagaaagtgtTCAgttgaatatttaaaattaaatgaatatgaCGAACATTATGAAAAGGAGTTGGTTACTTATGCTATGAAGGGATTTAACAAATacgtaaaatttttaaaaaattacaaaaatataacgaCGGAAGAAATGCATGTAGCTACGAAAAAACCCaagcatttatatatatga
- the PmUG01_01022300 gene encoding conserved Plasmodium protein, unknown function, which produces MFLRKLLFPSFFFTCVRYLFLLTQIENKKIKVYYPFNKGSYAIEILKRKNISVRQKKKYVTVKNKNTKRHYQLAFLVFDIIKIFGRISDKELLGHVIAHNNEFIELEKKKKKKRWEYLFNNDCINFDVLKIFLKNNKFEWPLTINSGQIKDQGAINIPVSPIVYVENCRKINEQFKSKNKNKKINLKIINDHVSELPISNDAIQCVFSSFSDSDSLTKDHFINKIHEWAPSDVDWYTFVYNLREEPSDNIKRFFD; this is translated from the exons ATGTTTTTAAGGAAACTACTTTTCCccagctttttttttacatgtgTCCGATACCTTTTTCTACTAACACAAattgaaaacaaaaaaataaaagtttattATCCTTTCAATAAAGGGTCTTATGCaattgaaattttaaaacgaaaaaatatttccgttcgtcagaaaaaaaaatacgtaaCGGTGAAAAATAAGAACACAAAACGTCACTATCAACTAGCCTTTCTTGTATTTGATAtaataaag ATATTCGGACGCATTTCAGATAAGGAATTGCTGGGGCATGTGATAGCGCACAATAATGAGTTCATAGAActagagaaaaagaaaaaaaaaaaaagatgggaatatttatttaataatgacTGCATAAATTTTGATgtcttaaaaatttttttaaaaaataataaatttgaatGGCCTCTGACGATAAACTCTGGCCAGATTAAAGACCAGGGAGCCATAAACATTCCAG TGTCTCCCATTGTTTATGTCGAGAATtgcagaaaaataaatgaacagtttaagagtaaaaataaaaataaaaaaattaacttgaaaataataaatgaccATGTCAGCGAATTGCCCATATCAAACGATGCTATAc AATGTGTATTTTCTTCCTTTAGCGACTCTGATAGCTTAACGAAAGATcatttcataaataaaattcacGAGTGGGCCCCGTCTGAcg TCGACTGGTACACCTTCGTCTACAACTTAAGAGAGGAGCCCTCGGATAACATTAAAAGATTCTTTGACTAA
- the RPL1 gene encoding 50S ribosomal protein L1, mitochondrial, putative: MKSFMSFVNATVDCGLTNGGCYRSKLFFVERRGRKYIPFYDSKRDKKKKEKGKETEVKDVGIANKVGVADEVGVADEEGKIRKMSKVGKTAEINRNNVLEEGGKRTGVKSPCENFVPTLSPMSGLKILYSLKESSRYPIGGSGNNNGEDPLSKNGKINLSLIIKIDIKRESLRGMCNLAHSVDKNKKILVLVDEDIEILKNSGAHYVGLEYINKIKNGWLDFNICITNFKNINKILPIAKILGPKKLMPNIKSNTLVDNIKETIIKIKGGNTIEYRSEQIDINTYDLYNKIYNFQNVNINSMAHIIVHIASTDMQFYNILDNIKYFVNHVIKTNTHASHTEKETNCTFTWPPITSKKKKKSKLSSQNSSLLNNSQEQHSESFILGGYLTIDGFPKFFLKPQSLHPLSDGYIH, translated from the coding sequence ATGAAGTCCTTTATGTCGTTTGTCAATGCAACAGTTGACTGCGGACTAACAAACGGGGGATGTTACAGGAGTAAGCTGTTTTTTGTTGAAAGGAGGGGGAGGAAGTATATACCGTTTTATGACTCGAAAAGggacaaaaagaaaaaggaaaaagggaAAGAAACTGAAGTAAAGGATGTGGGTATAGCGAATAAAGTGGGTGTAGCAGACGAAGTGGGTGTAGCGGACGAAGAGGGTAAAATCAGGAAAATGAGCAAAGTGGGAAAAACTGCcgaaataaatagaaataatgtATTGGAGGAAGGAGGAAAGAGAACAGGAGTAAAATCTCCATGCGAGAATTTTGTCCCTACATTATCGCCCATGAGTGGtctaaaaatattgtacagCTTAAAAGAGAGTAGTAGGTACCCTATTGGAGGaagtggtaataataatggtgAGGACCCCTTGAgtaaaaatgggaaaataaatcttagcttaataataaaaatagatataaaaaGAGAGTCTTTAAGAGGAATGTGTAATCTTGCACATAGTGTAgacaagaataaaaaaattctggTTTTGGTAGATGAAGAtattgaaattttaaaaaactctGGAGCACATTATGTAGGattagaatatattaataaaataaaaaatggatggctagattttaatatatgtataacgaattttaaaaatataaataaaatattacctATTGCAAAAATATTGGGACCAAAAAAGCTTATGCCTAATATTAAATCTAATACACTTGTAGATAATATTAAAGAGAcgattataaaaataaaaggtgGAAATACCATTGAATATAGAAGCGAACAAATagacataaatacatatgacttatataataaaatatataattttcaaaatgttaatataaattccATGGCACATATAATTGTACATATCGCTTCTACCGATATgcaattttataatatattagataatattaaatattttgtaaaccATGTTATTAAAACTAATACACATGCAAGTCATACAGAAAAGGAAACCAACTGTACATTTACATGGCCACCTATTacttcgaaaaaaaaaaaaaagagtaaattATCTTCACAAAACAGTAGTTTACTTAATAATAGTCAAGAACAACACTCCGAGTCTTTTATACTCGGGGGGTACCTAACCATCGATGGTTTtccaaaattttttcttaagcCACAGTCCTTGCATCCCCTCTCAGATGGATACATTCATTAG
- the RAD14 gene encoding DNA repair protein RAD14, putative has protein sequence MPPSDESQHEEEEANYNNILYENNLTDEIDYFNENLPHINFYLKFQKKEFLKNFFNELEKKEKDGIIIDTFAEGNENDKWNNIPDETTNRHIADNCKEGDVDANNHDVLTEEGGFYIDESNSDVEKTSDRSRLNVMTSVYKSFVLSEGKDEHVTHLEENHEYTKKINSIFQQNKELFIFSIERVIENNDDLILQEYCFLCDKKKKPNKVLSSINIYICNECKGSDSNFRMISLTKLINKYSLNMYDLTKYEKQLALLTTKNPRGYSKQMKLYFLFQIKEIAIRKHGSMAKVKSLYHTKILNIKTSKSNKAIVKKNTVHKLKKPKSIYSKHMENIEKRKIICDNNQHDFHPPLCTNQDDNVYVKKCKICSYQVEYIQF, from the coding sequence ATGCCACCAAGTGACGAGTCGCAGCACGAAGAGGAAGAAgctaattataataatatattatatgaaaacaaTTTGACGGATGAAATTGATTACTTCAATGAAAATTTACcacatattaatttttacttaaaatttcaaaaaaaagaatttttgaaaaatttttttaacgaattggaaaaaaaggaaaaagatgGAATAATTATAGACACATTTGCAGaaggaaatgaaaatgataaatggAATAATATACCTGATGAAACTACTAATAGACACATTGCTGACAACTGTAAAGAGGGTGATGTGGATGCAAATAACCATGATGTACTAACTGAAGAGGGGGGTTTCTACATAGATGAAAGTAATTCCGATGTAGAAAAGACTTCGGATAGATCAAGACTAAACGTTATGACTAGTGTATACAAATCTTTTGTATTGTCTGAAGGAAAGGATGAACATGTAACTCATCTCGAGGAAAATCATGAATacacgaaaaaaataaatagcatttttcaacaaaataaagaattgtTCATTTTTAGCATTGAACGAGtaattgaaaataatgatGACCTAATATTACAAGAATACTGTTTCTTatgtgataaaaaaaaaaaacctaaCAAAGTGTTAAgtagtattaatatatatatatgcaatgAATGTAAAGGTTCAGATAGTAATTTTAGAATGATTTCTTTAactaaattaattaataaatattctttaaatatgtacgatttgacaaaatatgaaaaacagCTAGCTCTATTGACTACTAAAAACCCTCGAGGTTATTCAAAACAAATGaagctttattttttgtttcaaataaaagaaatagcTATACGAAAACATGGATCCATGGCTAAGGTAAAATCTTTATAtcatacaaaaattttaaatataaaaactagTAAAAGCAATAAAGCTAttgtaaaaaagaatactgttcataaattaaaaaaacccAAAAGTATTTATAGCAAGCATATggaaaatattgaaaaaaggaaaattatatgtGATAATAACCAACATGATTTTCACCCCCCACTGTGCACCAATCAAGATGATAACGTCTATGTTAAGAAATGCAAAATTTGCTCTTACCAAGTGGAATACAttcaattttaa
- the RPL34 gene encoding 60S ribosomal protein L34, putative — protein MAQRVHYRKHNHYNTKSNKVRPVRTPGGKLTVHVVKKKAGKPKCADCKTAIQGVKALRPADNRRARKKNRTVSRAYGGSICAKCIRERIMRAFLFEEQKCVRQVLKEKKKQEKKVKKVKKEKKKTATKGTKKTSNKKGKKPADSKKKGR, from the exons ATGGCACAAAGAGTACATTATCGTAAACATAATCACTATAACACAAAATCAAATAAAGTAAGACCAGTTAGAACTCCAGGGGGAAAATTAACTGTTCATGTTGTAAAGAAAAAGGCAGGTAAACCAAAATGTGCAGACTGTAAAACAGCCATTCAGGGg GTAAAAGCCTTAAGGCCAGCAGACAATCGTAgagctagaaaaaaaaacagaacaGTGTCAAGGGCATATGGTGGTTCAATATGTGCTAAGTGCATAAGAGAAAGAATCATGAGagcttttttatttgaagaaCAAAAATGTGTTAGACAagttttaaaagaaaaaaagaaacaagaaaaaaaagtgaaaaaggttaaaaaggaaaagaaaaaaacagcTACCAAAGGCACAAAAAAAACCAGTAATAAGAAAGGGAAAAAACCTGCagatagtaaaaaaaaagggagatAA